ATTTCGAACAGGGGTTTACAAATTTCTCACACAATCAGGAAAACTCAGAATCAACGAACAAGTCCAGAAATTGATTTAccttatttttcttataccaGTTCACCGCTTCCTTGAGGACGGCAGATGCCTTTTCCCGATTGTTATCTGCCAGGTGAAGCATTACCAATGCGCTAACTATTCCAGGCATCGATCTGTCCTTCTCGTTCAAGTTTTCTAAAATTCTTATTGCTTCTTTTCGCTCATCATGACTAAGGAGTAGCTGGACAGCGGCAAGTTTCATTGATAGATGGTTATCGTTGACTGCATGTTCGTCCAGTAATTTGACTGCGTTTTTGGCCTTGCCTTCTTTGCTAAGTTGAATAGCTCTGATTAGCGATAAATCTGCGCTAAGATCGGGATGCTGCTGCGCCAATTTTGTGCATAGCTGCTGGCACTGTTCTCCCTAAAAAAATGGAGTCCTTATTTTCATTCCTGAATATGCCGTGCCTCacgatgagaaataaaaaaatcgaggTATCCGAACGTGATCTTACAAGTAAAAACGATGATTAATAACaggatttaaaattaaaatgagaaaacaTCGTCAATGTATCTTGATTAATCAATTCACTATCAGTTGAGCACGTACTTGATTAGTATACATTGCGAGAAGGCACTGATTGTAGGCAATGCTCTTCCGCTGTCTGGACGTCAGCTTGTGCTCCAAACCTTCGTGCGTTGCGTTTCGCATCCTCTTCTTGCTGTCAAACACGTTTTGATCTTTATTCAGAGTGACAACATTGTTACTTGCGACAGCGACTAGGGCGACGTCATCTGGCTTGGCTTTGAGCGCCGCTAAATACAGCTCTTGGGCTTCTTTTTCGCGCCCCTGTAGGTGAAGACAATAGCCGAGCTGAACCTTAATTATGCCAATTTCATCTTCAATGTCCTCCTCAGTTGCTCCATCTTCTTCCAGTGCTTCCCTGCACATCTTTTCAGcagttctcaattttttttcagcctcAACTAGTACTGCTTTATTAGTGCCGTTAGTGCCTTGAGCCACCAATCGGTGAGCCGCGTTGTAAGTCAACTCATATGTACTTTCTCTCAGTGAAGGGACTTCTATATCCTTGAAGAAAATGATCCAAATGATTAATGAGAAAATCTCTCTACTTATTGTCTTAGATCCAATGCCACTTAAGCTTTAAAATCattcataaattcaaaaagGTATTTAATCGATTCTGAGCAAGGCTTACAATATGAAAATGAACAGTTACTCTTTCCatcagaaaaaatataaaatcttACCGATCCTTCAGCAGCTAAGTTAGAAAGAACAGCGGCAAGGTTTGTTTCTCTCTCATCTTCATAATcgtcgtttgaatttttaatgataTCTCGATAAACAGCAAAGCATTCTTCATACTTTTCAAGGCGGTACAAAATCTGAGCCTTCAGTTCTTTGATTTTCAAGGATGGATTCTGAACACCTTCTACGACTTTCAATGCTTCAGGTACTTGGTTCAAGCGGTATAAGCAATAtgctttttcaaattccaaatTCCTGCAAATGTTGTTGGTATATAAAGTTACAACGATGAAAATGAATTGTTTTACCATTGTAACTAAAACGTGGCACGAATCAGAGACAGAGAAgcgaataataaataattgcgTTAAATTTCTTCATCCATAAATCCTGAGCCCAAGTGAATGGTTAGACTATTGACATCTGGCAAGGTACTCACGCTGACAGTTTTGGGTTTTTCACAATGAACTGCAAAGCGTCATTGAACTTTGAGAGTTGAATGCAACAGATGATTTTGCAATGGAAAGCTCTTTCCTCGTCCGCGGAAATGCCGAGgactgtaaaataaaatacaattcaCAAATGATAGCGGGCCGCGAATCCAACGATGTGCACGTTTATAGGTTAAGCCCGTGTCAGACTGACGGAGCCTTGACAGCCGCAAACATTActgacaaaatttcacaatacaATCATCGGTCGACAGTCTTACTTCTATTCGCTGTCTTCAGCGCCCTTTCGTACTCCCCATTCTGTcctaatttatttaattctgCGTACAGAGCAGGCAGATTTGTCTCCTTCGAAGCCATGTTGGTTTTAAAACCTAATTTGGCAGAAGTTCCAACGGGACGTAGAGGCTGATCCGATAGTTCACAAATTCAGCACAAGGTAACGCTACTAATCGATCaaagtgtgaaaataaaaggatAGAATTCAAACGTATGTATCGACATTCCTTTTACGTTTGAAACGTACATGGGccaaaaataatgtgaataAGAGAAAAGATCAATTCACATTGCATTTTGATTGagttaaataatatttttcatagttGTGTTGATATATTAATTGTTCTAATTTACATCTATCgtgtattttttaacgaaatttaTTACAGTGGTACGAATTCTGTACGAATCGCAATTATCTTAGCTATCGCCTGATTATTTACTACCTAACTTACAGGCAGACACAATACGGCCTTACATTGCCTTTAGTTAAGCGAACTACTTGAGACGATTATACATTTTGATCTCGTTATTGCCAATGAAAAGCCCGAAAGAAAAAGCTGGCACTCTGAAGCTCAACTTTGTTTAAATAGACACTTTCAATTTTGGCCAAAATGTTtatggattttgaaaaacgctAGAATTAAGTTTCACATGCAACGTATCGCCATTATTTTGCGTTGCTATGCCTCAGTCACTTGAATGATGAACAAGAAGATGACAGGTATGAATTCTAATTGACTATCTTCAGATTTTGTTTATGATTACAGGTGTgcagaattttattaaaaagcaGCAGAGAAACATTTTTGGTTTCACGTAACAATTATACACGTACGATTCTTAATTAACTCATACTGAAGACTCATCGACTGTAATTATCGTGTGTATTAAAATcttggattaaattttaacaaatccttcattaaataaatttatttgttactGGATTAAAATATAACAGCAAAGAGGAGCTTGTGAAGTTGACATTTATTGATTGGGATTCGTTTATTCATCCCAGCTTCGGAAGTTCATACATATTAACATTCACGCGTTGTACATGCACCTTCAGATAAAACAAGGCTAGGATATATCaaagtaaaattaagaaaaataaaatcgacaTAAAATGTAATACCGTTAGGATAAAATCTTTGATTTTGCAGAATATTGCTATGGTTCTGGGTAATCGAAAACATGCATTTCACGCTTAATACAAGTacaatctttttttctgacGCGATCTCGCAACGGGTTTCGTTTTCCTAAACCTAATCAGACGGAAAGCTTGTTACAAAACGGCGAGAATTCGCGATTCCATCATGCATTTAAGCAGCTTCGCACCGGTACGGCACAAGGTACTTCCAGCTGAAATGGAAACGCAGCGACAGTTAGTTTGCAATTCTTACGAATTCGTTATTTATCAATCACACCGTGGTGTGGTGATGAAAATCTTACTAAGTCCGCTGCACTTGTTGACCACTTCGTCCGCCTTTGCTTTTGGGACATCAGCGGGTAATTTTGCACGGAAAACATCCTCGTGCACATTTCCCTCAGCGTCGTACTGTCAAGAGAAAGAACCGTaaagtatcgaaaaaaaatatgaaacaatCTCACGGTGAAGGATAATTGTGATCGAAATGCTTACGACTCCGATATGTCTGAGGTAACAAGCGGCAAAACATGCGAGCTTATCATCGTCCTCTGCTATTTGTCCTTGTTTCGCATTCTCTACGACACCTAAAATGTGATTGTTTGTTACAATTGTATACAACTAAGACGAAATAGCGCAGCGATATTaaggaataaatgaaaataataaataagaaattttcTAGGCTGTTCTTACTTGGCTCGACGCCTGACTCGGCAATACAGGATTGCTTGTAGCTCTTAAGTTTGGCTATCTGTTCATCCGTCAGTCCTCCCTAAATAAGCGAgtgaaaatacattttcgaTAATGATTTTCTCGTCGGAAGTCGTgttaagtataaaaatattaatcagTGTAATCTAATTACGTACCAAAGAACCAGCAACGCAAAGGGCGAAGATGACGATCAGTACCTTCATTTTTAATGGAAACAagttaaatttatattcactTTCAGGAGAGACTTACTGTCGTGCGATCGATCGTGATGATGCGAATTGTAACTGATCTTCCATCGATTTCTCGGTCCCCTCTTATATACCCGTGAGTGCGGTTCATTTCGAATTCGTTATTCAAAACTCACGAGGAAAAAGGATAACCCATCCCACCGTATACTGTCGGATTCGAGGCTAACGAGGTGTGCTGTTAACCTGGACCTGCTGCAGTTACACGGTATTTAGTATATCGATGAAGCCATGTCTCTAAGGgccgaataaaaaaattaagctgACGACCCTGGGATTCCTTCTTTCGTAGAAACGAATTCGATTGGACAATAGATGTTTCAAACATTGATACTAACCGATGAGAAGTTGTTTTTAAACGGAGAATCGGTTTCGACTCCGAACCCtttaatttccaaaattctgAAACTCGATTCTGCATGGCAACTGCACAATATGCAAATTACGAGAATGCACCGTAGTTCTGACGAGGCAACTTTCACAATTTCTCACTTTCGAAATCCAAAAAATTAcctacgaaaaaaaaattattttttatataaatttcattggaataatattatttttgtgttCGATACAGAGTTAACACGAAGTTGAGTGCAATGCCGGTTTTATGGTTTCGAAGAAGACAATTCCTGTACATACCTACGCGCATGCTTCGACAAATCGAGAATGGCATACGCGATGAGGCCAAACGGTGCTGAAAGGAATCAACAACTGAAAGGAATCgctgaataaaattaattgttgACGATATTTGGGTGCGTTTCGTACAGGAACGGAACATCCCgacttaataataatattccgtACATAACGacgagaaggaagaaaaaaaatatataagaaatGTGAGAACCACGATTACAACGATACACAGCATCGTTATTTCTTTAATAGTTAGGTTGCTTATTTTTGCGCAAGTTTGTGCAGCATAATCGACATCGCAGCTCGTTGATTTTATCACATCTATAATTAGTGACGATTGCGACTTAGGTAGcttcacagaaaaaaaagttataacgATATTTTATAACAGCTGCTATTCGTCGAGAATTAATGTAATGTATTGTaacgtatttcttttttcaacaaattctgCGTTATTCACCTGTGATATTTGCTCagtctggtggtgatggcttCCGGCAATTTGTGAAGACACTATCAGCTAAGTATGACGACTAacgtgaatattttcaatattcaaatgTGTTCAACAAGTTAGTATTTCGTTGCATGTTTGTCGTGTGTGTAAATTGACAATTATCGCTTAATTGTGTGCAACTTGACTCACAAGTAGGTCTTAAAATCACAAGAATCGCCTACCACGGATATGAGAATCCGTCATAGAAATGATTTGCTACACGAGCTCGCGTCTCggaaaatttataacattGTAAAACAGCGATGGCTGATTAGATTCGTCGTCTTTTCTGGTGACACAGGACGCTATATATTCATGCAATACGCGTGGCGTGAATAATGATACGAAAAACGCGATCGCAGTGCGTTCTCCAATTCAACAGTTCCCTGAATCGATGCATATTTATGAACCAATGGATCCCGAGAGCTGTACATACATGAATAAAATCGTTATACTTCGAAATCACATTTATCCGCGTTGTTTGCTCGAATAAACAATTCGATATATCGTGGAACACAAATTAACAAGACCGGCGTAGCCGAGAGTTACTTTATACACGGGGATAAGATCAAATCTATCTGCGTGAAAGTTTATTCGTCAGTCCGTCGAGGatattaatgataaaaaatcgtTCGTCTTGGTTTGCGAAGCCCCTGTCGACATGTCCGAAAACGAAACATCGACGCAGataagaaattgaattatacATAAGATAACATCTCGACTACCTTGAGGCCCGTAGCCGTGATCCGAATTCCGTATAATCTAGTTTTCCGAAATTGCGAAAGCAATTCTGACCCGCAGGACGTTTCAATCGGTACtggaatatatttatattacatttgAACTAGAATTTCGCTGGTCAAGGGCGATGCGTTACGCATTATTTATACTGATCtataaatttccaaatatccgGTGCATTGTATGAGCCACAGGCTCTTTCCACGGTGATGCGATACAATTACGATGCGATTCTCTAATTACAAGTGCGAAGGACTTCGTATTACACCCTCAGCCTGAATATCCGTAGATCGAGGAAGCACCTCGTGCAACTGCTACGTGTGAGATCAATCTCATTGTTTCACGTAacttggatttttttattcacctcaGTCATGATCACGCGATGTGAATTATCTGCAATAAAATCTAGAGGAATGGAACGCGCAATTTGCCTATTCGCGTACCTGCCAATATTCCGTGATCGTTTGACCGTGCATTTTATAACTCATAGAACCAACTTTGTTTCAGTAAAAATTTGACGccatgttgtaaattttttactcacgtATTAAGAGGCTTCCTCTGCGCTGCGATTTGGGCCTAAGTATTGGGTCCTACAGACTCGTACAAATAGCTCATTAAATTACAGCTCAAGGATTTCGCGGGTATAAATGCAGCGTTGTTATGTTATAATAATTAGCTACCGAATCATCAGCAGTCAAACGAGACAAACTTCTGTTTATAATGATTCCATGATTGGTGGAAAATTATAGCCTCTCCTTCCATATTGTATTGTTCATTTCCCCCTACCATACATCGCTTATTCAGGATAGTAATTAATTTTGTCTCGTTTCGCATATAAATGGAATCAAGTCAAAACAAACTTCAGAAGAATAAAGAATTTTCGCAAACAATCATGCAGCTCTTCGTCACTTTAACCTTTGTCTTCGGCGTCGTCTGCTTTTCGGCAGTATTCGCAGTGagtgaataattaatatttattttttgtacatgATATTTTACACCGTAAAGAATTTTAAGCCTTTTAGTTACGAAGAATCGCGACTTTCTGCAGagagaaaattattcattaatttttttggagTACAATGTGCTCGATTAATTTTataccgacgtaatttcgcaaAGCTCCATCAGCCGGTAGCTTCAATAATTGCAATCACACTTGTTCATTCAACGTACGCTCAAAGTCAACATAggaaattcgaatttcaacAAAACAGGAATCCCGTCAATCTATTAAACATGATGTTTAAAATCAGTAGAAAAGCAAACATTGAATCGAATGGATTGCAGTAGAAAATTACCCGAACTCTATTTACACAAAATCTTGTCAGCATTTTACGAATTGTCTCAGCAGAGAAAATCCAGGAAAATATCATTGAACCGTGACGTCATTTTGAATTCCAAGAAAAGCGGCAATACAGCATTTACGTAAATATTTGCTTTTCGGTTgttccgtttcttttctttcaataatATGAGTTTGATCAAAAACCAAGGGTAATCCGGAGCTGGAAGAACATTTCAaagaaactttgaagaaatgCGCCGAAGATTCGGGCATAGATCTGGCTGATTTGGAAAGCGTTAAAAATGGGGAAGCAGCCGCTGACGAGAAAATGAACTGTTTCGGCGCTTGCATCCTCAAAGGCGTGAACGTGGTGAGATGGCTTGAAAATGTCACACTTGCACATTTATTGTTAAAACTTAAAAGAAGAATCGACGTTTCTTTTAAGATCGATCTATTTCTAACTGACAGATCGTCATATTTCTCAAAAGAATTTCATAATACATTACATGACTTCGTtctgaacaaattttatttacttattccCAGCTTGACGAGGAAGGAACCGTTCATAAGGAAGTGGCTATCGATATGATACCAGAAGATGCGCCACGAGACGAGGCGATAAAATTGATCGAGACATGTGCCGAGCacagtaatttcaatttttcgataattatacACGTTACATGCATTTAGAATATCGcgtgaaaatcagtttttttcaaattggaaTATCCGATCTGCAATCGGTGAAAAAACTCTTCCGTAAACTCCAAGAATTTCCCACtgttatttttccatttcataaCTCTGAGCTGATACGATATGATTATTCAATCGATTATGAATTGCGGACAACGCGTGGAATCACACGGTAGAAATCACGAAACTGCAGGTTATTTATTCTGCACGAAACCTCAGCAGCGTTGCATTGAACTTGTGATTAAATTGCGTCCGCATTGTGTCATTAATCGTAATGCAATCGGGTCTAAAGCTCGTGACATTTATGCATGAAATgttttaatattataatttcttaGTTCCATGTAGTTTGCTCTGGTATATGATTTTACTAACACGACTACTTAATTTCGTGCTTCAGAGGGTAAAGACGATTGCGACACGGCCGGTCTCATCTTCAACTGCTTACTGGACAACAAGGTGAgacgagaagaaaatttcacctcTTGGTCTCACAGTGACATACGTAAAAATctaaacgaatttttttctcgttatttCAGGCTGCCCAGATGTTCAAAGTACCTGAGGAATAATGTCGCTGGCACGGGTACAATAATTAAGGACTCGGTCACGGAAATAACGGCTACATGAATTTGTAATTAACAATAAACCGATATTGCAGTAGAAATTATTATGCTAAAATATATAGACGTGTTATTGAGCAAGGCTTGTTGGTTCATAAATCGcttttcttccttctcctTCATGCGCGGAAATCATGTTCAACGTCGCGTTGCCATCCATCAGAACTGCGACTGTAGAAACAAGACGTTTCGACTATTGAAAGATGGACATCTGGATTCTGCAAGCAGCTGGTCTCGATCAGGGATCACCTTATCACAGCTTCGTCGAGAGGCAATTCACCGTTATTTGGACCTAGTGACCTTTGCACGGTGAATATTCGCTCCACTCGCTGGCCGCGCTCTTTAGAATTCGTTACCAAGCGAACCGCGACGAAAATTCGACTAGAGCCAGTAAGAATTAgcgtaagaaaaagaaaggaggAAGAGCGAAAAgtgaacaaaatttaatttgttggaaaatttttctaaaaataatatcCAAGTTTGCTGACTGGAACTATAATTTATGCCAGAGAATTTTAATTTGGATAAACTTCAAGAGAACAGTTTCGACCAAGTGTTGTTTCaccgattgaaaatttctgcGACATCTTGATAAGtacgagaaaaataagaataattgtAGTAATTTTCCCACTCGTCAGATCACGGGTTACGTAAATAACAATACGACGTGGAGACGATGATGAGTGAGTAATGCACGGGACATCCGTCGTTCAGAAATATGAGAACGTTAATTGCCAGGTGAAGAAGGATAGAAATAAGCTGGCTAATTCTGACAGCCAGATATTATTCTTCCACCTCGTATAGTCTTCCAGATTATTGATGATGAGGGGAGGAAACAAGGTTATCTGTATGTATCCGAAGAGTCGAAGACTAGAAGGTTCATTGGCCTCTGCTTAACTTAGCTCCGAGGCATTTCTGGCACACAATTTGCGTGCGGGTCTTTGTCTGCTTGTTTTGCGTGTTATTAATCAAGACAGACTGATTAATTGAGATTTTTCTGACGCTATCAAGatgggatgaaaaaatttcggcCAGTTCATCTCGGGTTCAGAAACCGGGGAGAATATCAGCCATTAATCTCTGGTATTTATACTTCGCTCGGTTGCATGTATGCGAAAATTAGGATCGATATGTATCACAGATGAAAGCCAAGAGATTAGAGCTTGGTGTCTTTAAAATTAATCGGTTACACGAGTTGGATTCACTCGACTCGAGATTGCAGCGATTAGCGAACCTGAGATAATTGCTACTCGCATACACAAcgcgattgaaaattcatcttgAATCTTGGAAGAGCCCGAGTTTTTATACGACGGGTCTTATATTTATACCCACTTGAAAATATTGCTGCAGGCTCTCGGTGAATTGATATTCGTAAAACGAACTGGGTTGAATATAACGTGGTATTTGCTTGTACTAGCTTCTTGTTTGCACTTGCCAAATTTCGCAAGATTCTTTCATGTGCTTGATCGGTGTTGTTTATTCAATGTCACAAAAGGCAGACTTTTACCATTTCCatggaaattttaaatctctccGTTATTTAGTGGAACCGTTTGACGTCAGTGTTAAAATCACCCAAGGCTGTAGtaatttttctaacaaaaaAGGAGGGGATAAAAACTAGACCTGGGATAGAATGAAGATTGATGATGTCTAACTAGTGCTTATACTCGTCGATTTCTGTACGCCTCTCAATgatcaaaatatacatacatatatatatataattacatGGTTCACCGtttgtttgttcttttttcgaCCACGATTTCAAGGACAGAAACTTCGTCGTTATGATtaataattgtattttacAGACCAAAGCGGTTACGATACGTACCAATGACCCGCGATGACGCACGTTTTCTTTTAATCGTGAGACAATATCCGCAGGTCTGCAACAATGCTGACACATTTTCTTTCCCACTTGGTGCATAATTTACGTAA
This genomic stretch from Neodiprion pinetum isolate iyNeoPine1 chromosome 6, iyNeoPine1.2, whole genome shotgun sequence harbors:
- the Srp72 gene encoding signal recognition particle subunit SRP72 encodes the protein MASKETNLPALYAELNKLGQNGEYERALKTANRILGISADEERAFHCKIICCIQLSKFNDALQFIVKNPKLSANLEFEKAYCLYRLNQVPEALKVVEGVQNPSLKIKELKAQILYRLEKYEECFAVYRDIIKNSNDDYEDERETNLAAVLSNLAAEGSDIEVPSLRESTYELTYNAAHRLVAQGTNGTNKAVLVEAEKKLRTAEKMCREALEEDGATEEDIEDEIGIIKVQLGYCLHLQGREKEAQELYLAALKAKPDDVALVAVASNNVVTLNKDQNVFDSKKRMRNATHEGLEHKLTSRQRKSIAYNQCLLAMYTNQGEQCQQLCTKLAQQHPDLSADLSLIRAIQLSKEGKAKNAVKLLDEHAVNDNHLSMKLAAVQLLLSHDERKEAIRILENLNEKDRSMPGIVSALVMLHLADNNREKASAVLKEAVNWYKKNKESTADLGTLWRQAADFHLRGGEVSAAAASLEELLQASPTDTRTLAQLVIAYAQFDPIRAQNLSKRLPPLHHLAETTDVDALESSNWVIGTKVVKRKVEQSPGTPGTDLAQKKRKQRKRKGKLPKNCDLNSMPDPERWLPRHERSGFRKKRDRRNRDAAMKGTQGAAAGASDLYDITKMPANAKPSPNPRQSPAVEPAGPRQQQRKVQQKKKKKGGKW
- the LOC124221728 gene encoding general odorant-binding protein 56d-like — protein: MKVLIVIFALCVAGSLGGLTDEQIAKLKSYKQSCIAESGVEPSVVENAKQGQIAEDDDKLACFAACYLRHIGVYDAEGNVHEDVFRAKLPADVPKAKADEVVNKCSGLTGSTLCRTGAKLLKCMMESRILAVL
- the LOC124221725 gene encoding general odorant-binding protein 69a-like; the encoded protein is MQLFVTLTFVFGVVCFSAVFAGNPELEEHFKETLKKCAEDSGIDLADLESVKNGEAAADEKMNCFGACILKGVNVLDEEGTVHKEVAIDMIPEDAPRDEAIKLIETCAEHKGKDDCDTAGLIFNCLLDNKAAQMFKVPEE